Within Triticum dicoccoides isolate Atlit2015 ecotype Zavitan chromosome 1B, WEW_v2.0, whole genome shotgun sequence, the genomic segment NNNNNNNNNNNNNNNNNNNNNNNNNNNNNNNNNNNNNNNNNNNNNNNNNNNNNNNNNNNNNNNNNNNNNNNNNNNNNNNNNNNNNNNNNNNNNNNNNNNNNNNNNNNNNNNNNNNNNNNNNNNNNNNNNNNNNNNNNNNNNNNNNNNNNNNNNNNNNNNNNNNNNNNNNNNNNNNNNNNNNNNNNNNNNNNNNNNNNNNNNNNNNNNNNNNNNNNNNNNNNNNNNNNNNNNNNNNNNNNNNNNNNNNNNNNNNNNNNNNNNNNNNNNNNNNNNNNNNNNNNNNNNNNNNNNNNNNNNNNNNNNNNNNNNNNNNNNNNNNNNNNNNNNNNNNNNNNNNNNNNNNNNNNNNNNNNNNNNNNNNNNNNNNNNNNNNNNNNNNNNNNNNNNNNNNNNNNNNNNNNNNNNNNNNNNNNNNNNNNNNNNNNNNNNNNNNNNNNNNNNNNNNNNNNNNNNNNNNNNNNNNNNNNNNNNNNNNNNNNNNNNNNNNNNNNNNNNNNNNNNNNNNNNNNNNNNNNNNNNNNNNNNNNNNNNNNNNNNNNNNNNNNNNNNNNNNNNNNNNNNNNNNNNNNNNNNNNNNNNNNNNNNNNNNNNNNNNNNNNNNNNNNNNNNNNNNNNNNNNNNNNNNNNNNNNNNNNNNNNNNNNNNNNNNNNNNNNNNNNNNNNNNNNNNNNNNNNNNNNNNNNNNNNNNNNNNNNNNNNNNNNNNNNNNNNNNNNNNNNNNNNNNNNNNNNNNNNNNNNNNNNNNNNNNNNNNNNNNNNNNNNNNNNNNNNNNNNNNNNNNNNNNNNNNNNNNNNNNNNNNNNNNNNNNNNNNNNNNNNNNNNNNNNNNNNNNNNNNNNNNNNNNNNNNNNNNNNNNNNNNNNNNNNNNNNNNNNNNNNNNNNNNNNNNNNNNNNNNNNNNNNNNNNNNNNNNNNNNNNNNNNNNNNNNNNNNNNNNNNNNNNNNNNNNNNNNNNNNNNNNNNNNNNNNNNNNNNNNNNNNNNNNNNNNNNNNNNNNNNNNNNNNNNNNNNNNNNNNNNNNNNNNNNNNNNNNNNNNNNNNNNNNNNNNNNNNNNNNNNNNNNNNNNNNNNNNNNNNNNNNNNNNNNNNNNNNNNNNNNNNNNNNNNNNNNNNNNNNNNNNNNNNNNNNNNNNNNNNNNNNNNNNNNNNNNNNNNNNNNNNNNNNNNNNNNNNNNNNNNNNNNNNNNNNNNNNNNNNNNNNNNNNNNNNNNNNNNNNNNNNNNNNNNNNNNNNNNNNNNNNNNNNNNNNNNNNNNNNNNNNNNNNNNNNNNNNNNNNNNNNNNNNNNNNNNNNNNNNNNNNNNNNNNNNNNNNNNNNNNNNNNNNNNNNNNNNNNNNNNNNNNNNNNNNNNNNNNNNNNNNNNNNNNNNNNNNNNNNNNNNNNNNNNNNNNNNNNNNNNNNNNNNNNNNNNNNNNNNNNNNNNNNNNNNNNNNNNNNNNNNNNNNNNNNNNNNNNNNNNNNNNNNNNNNNNNNNNNNNNNNNNNNNNNNNNNNNNNNNNNNNNNNNNNNNNNNNNNNNNNNNNNNNNNNNNNNNNNNNNNNNNNNNNNNNNNNNNNNNNNNNNNNNNNNNNNNNNNNNNNNNNNNNNNNNNNNNNNNNNNNNNNNNNNNNNNNNNNNNNNNNNNNNNNNNNNNNNNNNNNNNNNNNNNNNNNNNNNNNNNNNNNNNNNNNNNNNNNNNNNNNNNNNNNNNNNNNNNNNNNNNNNNNNNNNNNNNNNNNNNNNNNNNNNNNNNNNNNNNNNNNNNNNNNNNNNNNNNNNNNNNNNNNNNNNNNNNNNNNNNNNNNNNNNNNNNNNNNNNNNNNNNNNNNNNNNNNNNNNNNNNNNNNNNNNNNNNNNNNNNNNNNNNNNNNNNNNNNNNNNNNNNNNNNNNNNNNNNNNNNNNNNNNNNNNNNNNNNNNNNNNNNNNNNNNNNNNNNNNNNNNNNNNNNNNNNNNNNNNNNNNNNNNNNNNNNNNNNNNNNNNNNNNNNNNNNNNNNNNNNNNNNNNNNNNNNNNNNNNNNNNNNNNNNNNNNNNNNNNNNNNNNNNNNNNNNNNNNNNNNNNNNNNNNNNNNNNNNNNNNNNNNNNNNNNNNNNNNNNNNNNNNNNNNNNNNNNNNNNNNNNNNNNNNNNNNNNNNNNNNNNNNNNNNNNNNNNNNNNNNNNNNNNNNNNNNNNNNNNNNNNNNNNNNNNNNNNNNNNNNNNNNNNNNNNNNNNNNNNNNNNNNNNNNNNNNNNNNNNNNNNNNNNNNNNNNNNNNNNNNNNNNNNNNNNNNNNNNNNNNNNNNNNNNNNNNNNNNNNNNNNNNNNNNNNNNNNNNNNNNNNNNNNNNNNNNNNNNNNNNNNNNNNNNNNNNNNNNNNNNNNNNNNNNNNNNNNNNNNNNNNNNNNNNNNNNNNNNNNNNNNNNNNNNNNNNNNNNNNNNNNNNNNNNNNNNNNNNNNNNNNNNNNNNNNNNNNNNNNNNNNNNNNNNNNNNNNNNNNNNNNNNNNNNNNNNNNNNNNNNNNNNNNNNNNNNNNNNNNNNNNNNNNNNNNNNNNNNNNNNNNNNNNNNNNNNNNNNNNNNNNNNNNNNNNNNNNNNNNNNNNNNNNNNNNNNNNNNNNNNNNNNNNNNNNNNNNNNNNNNNNNNNNNNNNNNNNNNNNNNNNNNNNNNNNNNNNNNNNNNNNNNNNNNNNNNNNNNNNNNNNNNNNNNNNNNNNNNNNNNNNNNNNNNNNNNNNNNNNNNNNNNNNNNNNNNNNNNNNNNNNNNNNNNNNNNNNNNNNNNNNNNNNNNNNNNNNNNNNNNNNNNNNNNNNNNNNNNNNNNNNNNNNNNNNNNNNNNNNNNNNNNNNNNNNNNNNNNNNNNNNNNNNNNNNNNNNNNNNNNNNNNNNNNNNNNNNNNNNNNCCTCCCCAGGATGCAATGAGCTAGAGGAACCTCGTCGGAGAAGAAACGGGAACGCAAAAAACGGCAAGAGGAACGAGTTCTGTACCTCAGGATTTCTGCAGCGAGTCCCCTCCTTACTCGCCGGAAACGCAGCATCACCGCGACAGGGCGCACCCTACTACGCCCCCGCGCGCACTCCATCGCATCATCTCGCACCTCCGTCATAGAACCGCCGCCAGCACCCACGTCCTGTGAGCTTCGGCAATAAGCCGCCAATCCCCGTAATAGCCAATGTCAGTCGCCTTCGTGTGAAGCAAAAATGGAGCGGGAGGGAAAAACCATGCGTGCGTGGAGGGTGTGCTTCGCTTACCTCGTGATTTTGACCAGCGAACAGCCTCCTCGCTTGCCGGAACTCGTAGTGTCGCTAGCGACCTTCACCCCGATCCTTCGCCCCTCTTGTGGTGCTCTGTCGCCGCGCgcgtgctcctccatcaccaccagcaccaccgaACTCTGGCAGCCCGCGCCCTTCAATTTCCGCCATGAATTGGGTTTGGCGTGGCGATGGACCTTGTGTTTTTGGGGGGACCTGCGGTGGATTTGGGTCGAGATGGACATAGCCTGCGCTGGATTGGGGGAATTTAGCGGTGCCTCTGGCTTCCAAAACTGTGGCAGCGAGAGACGTGGGTAGTGGTGGGGCCTCCCGGCTGTAATGCGGTCGGACTTTTTTTTTGAACGTTTAATGCCCAGCGACTCGCACGAGTGGTTCCCTCCCAATAAAAAAAATTCTTGGAGTTGTGATCGTGCATGTAGGGTTCGATCCGATGGCTGTCGCAGTGAGTGCTCGATCACGTCAACAAGCACGCATGCACTTTTTACCATTTGGGATAAATAAATCAAGAAACAACTCAACATCATTCATAATCCCACTTCCTACTGTAGTACACACCAACAGCCAAAAACAAAAACTAAAGTCTGGGTATCCAAAAATCACCAGGAAACCTGCACGTCACATGCTAGCAAATGCATTGAAACTAAAATATTAAGTATATCTGGCTGactatcttgtactccctccgtcccaaaatacttgtcggaggaacggatgtatctagacgcaaTTTAGTTTTACATACATCCATTTTCATTCATttgtccgacaagtatttccggacggagggagtactcaaaTGGTTCTTACCCTTGTTTTGCTGATCTGACATTCTTTTCATCAGTGGCAAATAAGAAGATAAATAATGTACTCCAACTCATCGTCCTCGTGCAGAGAGATCGAGAACACTCACCCAACTCAGCGAATTGGTACTTGGGCATATGCAGGAACTCGGCAATACTCCTGTTCCCAATCATTCCGGCACACCGCACAAAAAATCTTGAACACTCAGAAGCAAGATTCTGAGTGTAAATAATCAGCAACACTCAGAagcaagattttgaagataaataatCTAGTTTCGGCAAATCAATTAGCATGGTTCAGGAAACTCGTATGCAAACTTCTGGCAACTGTCCACACCAAAAAAACTCGGGAAAAATCGTATTGAGGAAGTCTGGTTTTGACAACTCAATTAGCAGGGGCAGGAACTCCTACTCAATCTCATGGCATCTCCTATAAAAAACTCCCTCACCTCCTCTCTGGTTTACATGGGGCAGGCAACTCAATATCAATCTTGAAGCAACTTCACATCAATCTCGAAGGAACTCACAGATCTGGCAAAAACCTAACACAACCACTGATTAGCGTGGAGACTCGCCCCTCGCTCCTAAAATTACACACCACGGATCTAACAACTCCGACCCGGATCCCATCTCTAGTCTCTACGTGCATGATCCCCTCCTCCCTCCTGGCGCCCATGAAAAATCCCCGACCCCNNNNNNNNNNNNNNNNNNNNNNNNNNNNNNNNNNNNNNNNNNNNNNNNNNNNNNNNNNNNNNNNNNNNNNNNNNNNNNNNNNNNNNNNNCCTCCCCAGGATGCAATGAGCTAGAGGAACCTCGTCGGAGAAGAAACGGGAACGCAAAAAACGGCAAGAGGAACGAGTTCTGTACCTCAGGATTTCTGCAGCGAGTCCCCTCCTTACTCGCCGGAAACGCAGCATCACCGCGACAGGGCGCACCCTACTACGCCCCCGCGCGCACTCCATCGCATCATCTCGCACCTCCGTCATAGAACCGCCGCCAGCACCCACGTCCTGTGAGCTTCGGCAATAAGCCGCCAATCCCCGTAATAGCCAATGTCAGTCGCCTTCGTGTGAAGCAAAAATGGAGCGGGAGGGAAAAACCATGCGTGCGTGGAGGGTGTGCTTCGCTTACCTCGTGATTTTGACCAGCGAACAGCCTCCTCGCTTGCCGGAACTCGTAGTGTCGCTAGCGACCTTCACCCCGATCCTTCGCCCCTCTTGTGGTGCTCTGTCGCCGCGCgcgtgctcctccatcaccaccagcaccaccgaACTCTGGCAGCCCGCGCCCTTCAATTTCCGCCATGAATTGGGTTTGGCGTGGCGATGGACCTTGTGTTTTTGGGGGGACCTGCGGTGGATTTGGGTCGAGATGGACATAGCCTGCGCTGGATTGGGGGAATTTAGCGGTGCCTCTGGCTTCCAAAACTGTGGCAGCGAGAGACGTGGGTAGTGGTGGGGCCTCCCGGCTGTAATGCGGTCGGACTTTTTTTTTGAACGTTTAATGCCCAGCGACTCGCACGAGTGGTTCCCTCCCAATAAAAAAAATTCTTGGAGTTGTGATCGTGCATGTAGGGTTCGATCCGATGGCTGTCGCAGTGAGTGCTCGATCACGTCAACAAGCACGCATGCACTTTTTACCATTTGGGATAAATAAATCAAGAAACAACTCAACATCATTCATAATCCCACTTCCTACTGTAGTACACACCAACAGCCAAAAACAAAAACTAAAGTCTGGGTATCCAAAAATCACCAGGAAACCTGCACGTCACATGCTAGCAAATGCATTGAAACTAAAATATTAAGTATATCTGGCTGactatcttgtactccctccgtcccaaaatacttgtcggaggaacggatgtatctagacgcaaTTTAGTTTTACATACATCCATTTTCATTCATttgtccgacaagtatttccggacggagggagtactcaaaTGGTTCTTACCCTTGTTTTGCTGATCTGACATTCTTTTCATCAGTGGCAAATAAGAAGATAAATAATGTACTCCAACTCATCGTCCTCGTGCAGAGAGATCGAGAACACTCACCCAACTCAGCGAATTGGTACTTGGGCATATGCAGGAACTCGGCAATACTCCTGTTCCCAATCATTCCGGCACACCGCACAAAAAATCTTGAACACTCAGAAGCAAGATTCACGGCCATACTGCAGCCTTGCGGTCCTCCTCGGCGGCTTCAGGAAACGATTGGAAGGAGGATGCCGCCGCCTCGATGCCCTCCTCTGCGGTCGACTCGGCGCACGCAGGAGAGGGCGAAGTCCTCCTTAGCCTCGCCTATAGGATTCGGGACGGGCCGACGGGAGGGGCGCCACCATCGCTGGTCGCGTCTGGTGCCACCGTACATGAGACAGCAGGCGAACAAATGACTTTGTACCTTTAATCAAGAATCCAATTAAATTTGGACAGAAAAACATTAAAATGATGATTCTCCCAAACAGTTTATCCGAATGTGCTGAAACTTTGCCATAAAAGTAACtaaaatatttatgattttttcTTCTTCAGATTTTCATAAAAACTACATTCTGTTGAAATTTAGATAGCAAACTTACAAATGACAATTCCGCCGGGCTGCTCACTCAAATGAGCCGAAACTTGTCCAGAATAGTCACTGAACTATTTATGGTTTGCTTTGATCGTTTCAAAATTTCTAGAAACCTTGAATTTTCATTCAAAACGTGGTCCGGTTCTTGGTAGAGGAGGTTTAGCAATGCTAAAGTTGTGGTCGGCACATGACTTGACAAGTTGCTCCATTCGGTCGGTTTTGACATAATGTAGAATTGTAGATGATTGGGGCCCTGTGACAGTCAACCTGTTTCTTCAATCTGTCTCTTAAGTCAAACAATATAAACCTGTTTCTGTTTCATGATCAACCCAAAGAACAGGGTCTTTTACATGTGATTGAAGAAAAGTACTGTACATATTAACTATTGAAAGGAAAACCAAGGTGGTAGCGGCGTTTATGGCAGAGTAGCACGCATGGTATTTCTTCGACGGAGAAGTGGCTGGAGATGCTTTTTGATGACATGGACCTCTGCGTGTTGCGTGATGATCCACAGCTGAGCTGCCTGGCATGAGAATCCCTGTTGCACCGGATGGACGCATACATGAGCACACGCACCCAAGCTTTCAAGATGGACCCCAGCAGGCCTTCCGTATCCCCAATAGTAAGATGTCTGGAATCTGGAAGCCAGTATGCAAGTCTTTCTGCCGTACCTTTGGCTTCTTCCGGAGTTGCTATGCTCACTCCATGTCGTCTATTCTTGTGGACTAGGCTTAGAAGCACAAGGGCAAGTTGAGTTCCCTCCCAGATGCTGTCACTGGTTTCCGGGTCCTTGAGAAGACCCGATTTTTCTCTTGTCATCCATTTGGCAAGCTCCTTATCATTCGTTGCACATCCCTCGGTGGCCGCCATAACCCGTACCGCCTCCAGCTTGGCCAGGGTCTTTTTGTGCAGGCTACGGATCATAAGTCCTGGAAGCATTTTGGGGCGTTTGGCAACAAGGAACTGTTAGATAAAGAGTAGAGTTATATTTGTATTCAAACTTCTATCTCTTCTCCCTCTCGTGTATtcttctgtctctctctctctcgtaactCTGGAGAGTCCTAGCGATCTCCCAAACTTGTAACCCACGACACATTATCAATATATACAGCGGCCCGAGATCAAAAGGTTCAACGCTTCCTCCAATCTTTACATGGTCATCAGAGCCAATCCTCATCGCATCTAGCAATCTCGAGAAAGCCTTCAACCCCGAGAGGAAAACCAAACTAGCCACCGTCGATCGAAGCCATGGCAGGAACCGATGCATCCACCGCCTCCGCCTCTACCTTCTCCACCCTTAGCACATCCACCGCAGGCGCCCTTACCACCCAATTCGCCGGTTCCTCCTATGCCTCCTCCTCCAGCAACGGCGCTAGCTCCCTCGGGTCGCCTCCATCAGAGAAGCTGACGAGGACGAATTTTCTCCTCTGGAAGGCCATCGTGCTACCCCAGATCAAGGGGGCACAGATGGAGCACTTCCTGGACGCCACAAGCATGGCGCCTCCtgccaccatcaccatcaccaaggaTGAGAAGGAAGAGCAGGTCTTCAACTATGCCAGGACGATCTGGTacgcccagcagcagcagcttcaaggctATCTCATGGGGTCCCTATCTCGTGAGGTTCTTGCGCAGGTCGTTACTCTCCAGACGCCGGCCGAGGTGTGGAGCGCCATCCACGCCTTCTTCGCTGCACAAACTCAGTCGCAGATAGTCAATACTCGCATCGCCCTTGCAAACCTCCAGAAGGGCAACTTGGGGATGCCAGAGTATCTCGCCAAGATCAAAGCTCTGACAGATGAAATTGCCTGCACCGGATCCCCACTTGGCGAAGGCGAGATCATCTCCTTCGTTCTGAAGGGCTTGGACATGGAGTACAACGCAGTTGTTTCGGCCCTCTCTGCCCGCGTCGAGCCCGTCACCGTCACCGAGCTCTACAACCAGCTTCTTAGTTTTGAAGCCCGCATCAACCTACTTCAACAGGGAAATCTGCGTCAATCCTCGGCTAACGCTCTGACTCGTGGTCGTGGCTATGGTGGCCGAGGACGTAGTCACCAAGGTCAGCAAGGACGTGGCCGAGGTGGAAACAGCAGCGGCTATGGGCGCGGGCGCTCCAGCAACAACAGCAATAATACACGCTCCAACAACAATGGAGGCCGATCTGGTGGGCGGCCTCGACCCCGCTGTCAACTCTGCAAGAAGCCGGGTCATGAAGTATTGGAGTGCTGGCATAGGTATGATGAGGACTTTGTACCTGAAGAGCGCCATGTCCTTGCTGCCTTGAGAGAACAAGCAGGAGAAGGAGAAACCGTGTGGTACGCTGACTCTGGTGCAACCGATCATATCACAAGTGAACTTGAGAAGCTTGCAACTCGTGAAAGATACTACGGCAATGATCAGGTGAACACTGCTGCAACCGGTGGAGGTATGGACATACATCATATTGGTCGTGCTTTCATTAATTCCCCCACCTCtcaacgtgatcttattcttaaggatgttcttcatgttcctcaAGCTAACAAAAATCTTGCATCTATGTCTCGTTTATCCGCCGATAAtaatgtcttctttgaaactcaTCCAAAATATTTTTTCAtcaaggatcgggcaacgagggaacttCTTCATCACGGTAGATGCGTCGGTGGTCTCTACCCCATTACATCAAAGTTTCTTAGCAGCAAGCATCGTCGTCAAGTTTACTCCATCGTTAAGCCCTCCTTGGATAgatggcatcaaagattaggacatccGTCTTCTATTATAGTTGAGCAAGTAGTTAATAAAGACAATCTTCCATTGTCAGGTAGAGAAAATAATGAGTCTGTTTGTGAAGCTTGTCAATGTGCCAAGAGTCACCAACTTCCCTATCCGAAGTCTAGTAGTGTGtctcatgctcctttagagcttatatttagtgatgtatggggtcatgcaagaGATTCTTTTGGAAAGAAGAAATATTATGTTAGTTTCATTGATGATTACAGCAAGTTTACATGGATATATCTTCTTAAACACAAATCTGAAGTTTTTGATGTTTTTCAAGAATTTCAAAAGCTTGTTGAACGTCACTTTGACAGAAAAATTCTTGCCGTCCAAAGTGATTGGGGCGGGGAGTATGAAAAACTCAATTCCTTCTTTCGAAGTATAGGCATTGAACATCATGTCTCTTGTCCCCATGCTCATCAACAGAACGGTTCTGCCGAGCGCAAACACCGTCATATTGTCGAAGTAGGGTTGTCACTACTTGCTCATGCTTCTATGCCTC encodes:
- the LOC119312057 gene encoding uncharacterized protein LOC119312057 encodes the protein MSISTQIHRRSPQKHKVHRHAKPNSWRKLKGAGCQSSVVLVVMEEHARGDRAPQEGRRIGVKVASDTTSSGKRGGCSLVKITSSQDVGAGGGSMTEVRDDAMECARGRSRVRPVAVMLRFRRVRRGLAAEILRKELQQMEPRVG